The following coding sequences are from one Plectropomus leopardus isolate mb chromosome 10, YSFRI_Pleo_2.0, whole genome shotgun sequence window:
- the c10h2orf76 gene encoding UPF0538 protein C2orf76 homolog: MAEEAVVTVRLVRSFEHRNFKSVVFHRVRLEQTVQRFMQLVREDIVTRQGLPLPFKKYTYDTMKIIHQAHGAKTNELVMSLEDDEKLILQDGQTLEAAGVANETEVAFFRKEDYELYKANPQTAW; encoded by the exons ATGGCGGAGGAAGCGGTGGTCACGGTTCGGCTGGTCCGGTCTTTCGAGCACAGAAACTTCAAGTCCGTGGTGTTCCACCGAGTCCGGTTGGAGCAGACGGTGCAGAGATTCATGCAGCTTGTCAGAGAAG ATATTGTAACAAGACAAGGACTTCCTCTTCCTTTCAAGAAATATACATATG acaCAATGAAGATAATCCACCAAGCACATGGAGCTAAG actaatGAGTTGGTGATGAGTTTAGAGGACGATGAAAAGCTTATTCTGCAAGATGGCCAAACCCTTGAAGCTGCTGGTGTTG CAAATGAAACAGAAGTGGCTTTCTTCAGGAAAGAAGACTACGAGCTCTATAAAGCAAATCCCCAAACTGCTTGGTGA
- the LOC121949588 gene encoding acyl-CoA-binding protein-like, whose translation MTDLQAKFDTAAAEVKTLTAKPTDEEMLQVYSLFKQASVGDVNTDRPGMFDFTGKAKWDAWKKQEGKSKEDAMNEYISLVEELKKKYGTS comes from the exons ATGACTGATCTCCAG GCTAAATTCgatacagcagcagctgaggtGAAGACGCTGACGGCAAAGCCGACAGATGAAGAGATGCTGCAGGTCTACTCCCTCTTCAAGCAGGCCTCTGTGGGTGACGTcaacacag ATCGTCCAGGGATGTTTGATTTCACTGGTAAAGCTAAATGGGATGCCTGGAAGAAGCAGGAAG GCAAGAGCAAAGAGGATGCCATGAACGAGTACATCAGCCtggtggaggagctgaagaaaAAGTATGGAACATCATAA
- the steap3 gene encoding metalloreductase STEAP3 → MQSDMKMPLLASLAPDASEPLPWCGGGPVIGIIGSGDFSRSLAIRLVASGFRVVVGSRDPGRVARGLFPDGVEVRSQREAVDGAERVVFVAVYPEHYCTLLRLSERLAGKVLVDVSNATQLNSGERSNAERLAELFPKSKVVKGFNVISAWALQAGAHDGNRRVPVCSDCSGSKATVLQLARQLGFSPVDMGTLCASRDIEEAPLVLFHSWGSPILVTFLLFLFFYGYNFLRHILLPFLDQGENNFYQLPLVTVNETLPAVALVTLALVYLPGLLAALLQLARGTKYQRFPAWLDSWLCVRKQLGLLSFLCAGLHAVYSMCLTLRRAAGYTLVNTAYHQVKAGVENSWVEEQVWRSDLYLSCGILGFGVLTLLAITSLPSVGNALNWKEFTFVQSGLGYAALTLSIMHTLFFGWDFAFLPAAYRYYLPPVFLLALILPCIVLVGRILLALPCLTLRLAKIRRGWESPRHWPRTNQEPRSSEVDNSQKLGDI, encoded by the exons ATGCAGAGTGATATGAAGATGCCGTTGTTGGCCAGTTTGGCCCCTGATGCCTCAGAGCCCCTTCCTTGGTGTGGGGGAGGCCCCGTGATAGGCATCATTGGCTCCGGAGACTTTTCCCGCTCCCTAGCGATCCGGCTGGTGGCTAGCGGTTTCAGGGTGGTGGTGGGCAGCCGCGACCCGGGCCGTGTAGCCAGGGGTCTGTTTCCTGATGGAGTGGAAGTGCGGTCACAGAGGGAGGCTGTGGACGGAGCAGAGAGGGTGGTGTTCGTTGCAGTCTACCCGGAGCACTACTGCACCCTGCTGAGGCTGAGTGAGCGGCTGGCAGGGAAGGTCCTGGTGGATGTTAGCAATGCCACCCAGCTCAACAGTGGGGAGCGCTCCAACGCAGAGAGGCTGGCAGAGCTTTTCCCAAAAAGCAAAGTGGTGAAGGGCTTCAATGTCATCTCTGCGTGGGCGCTGCAGGCTGGAGCCCATGATGGAAACAGAAGG GTCCCGGTGTGCAGCGACTGCTCCGGCTCTAAAGCCACGGTGCTGCAGCTGGCCCGTCAGTTGGGCTTCAGCCCCGTTGATATGGGGACTCTGTGTGCATCCAGAGACATAGAGGAAGCCCCGCTCGTCCTCTTCCACTCCTGGGGAAGCCCTATCTTGGtcaccttcctcctcttcctcttcttctatGGATACAACTTCCTGCGGCACATCCTGCTTCCCTTCCTGGACCAAGGAGAAAACAACTTCTACCAGCTTCCCCTGGTGACAGTAAACGAGACACTGCCGGCTGTCGCGCTGGTTACACTGGCTCTGGTCTATCTACCAG GTCTGCTGGCGGCTCTCCTCCAGCTTGCCAGGGGAACCAAATATCAGAGATTTCCTGCTTGGCTGGACAGCTGGCTGTGCGTTCGGAAGCAGCTGGGCCTCCTGAGCTTCCTGTGTGCTGGGCTGCATgctgtgtacagtatgtgtctgACGCTACGCAGGGCTGCAGGCTACACACTGGTGAACACAGCCTACCACCAG gTGAAAGCTGGTGTTGAAAACTCCTGGGTGGAAGAACAGGTGTGGAGGTCTGACCTTTACCTGTCCTGTGGAATTCTGGGATTTGGAGTTCTCACTCTGCTGGCTATTACCTCTCTGCCCTCTGTGGGAAATGCCCTCAACTGGAAGGAGTTTACATTTGTTCAG TCAGGTCTCGGGTATGCTGCCTTAACTCTCTCCATCATGCACACTCTCTTCTTCGGCTGGGACTTTGCCTTCCTCCCTGCAGCCTACCGTTATTACCTACCACCGGTGTTCTTGCTGGCCCTCATCCTGCCCTGCATAGTCCTGGTTGGACGGATCCTCTTGGCTCTGCCATGCCTGACCTTAAGACTAGCAAAGATCCGCAGGGGCTGGGAGAGCCCACGACACTGGCCCCGAACGAATCAAGAGCCAAGGTCATCTGAAGTGGATAACTCTCAAAAACTTGGTGACATCTAG